The proteins below are encoded in one region of Paenibacillus albus:
- a CDS encoding YcnI family copper-binding membrane protein: MNKMKQWSVLTLTAISLFLFAGIASAHVTVQPPTVEQNSYQVFAVRVPSEKENVTTTTVKVKVADGVKVSRVEPKTGWKYELESDPSTKAITAITWTAEGAGLSQTEFTDFRMSGKVAEDAKQLVWKAYQTYSDKSVVEWVGGDGAEYPASVTTVTAAAAGAGDSGHGGGTSSETAGGKDAAANNTAASSDETAQPMTADEDSTKANVTLGLAIAAVVLAAAALVVAAARKKR; the protein is encoded by the coding sequence ATGAATAAGATGAAACAATGGTCCGTGCTTACCCTAACCGCGATTTCGCTATTCTTGTTCGCAGGCATCGCAAGCGCTCACGTAACGGTACAGCCGCCGACAGTAGAACAGAACAGCTATCAGGTGTTCGCGGTTCGCGTGCCGAGCGAGAAAGAGAACGTAACAACGACTACAGTCAAAGTAAAAGTGGCTGACGGCGTGAAAGTAAGCCGCGTTGAGCCGAAGACAGGCTGGAAATACGAGCTTGAGAGCGATCCAAGCACGAAGGCGATCACAGCGATTACTTGGACAGCTGAAGGCGCAGGTTTGTCGCAGACCGAATTTACAGATTTTCGCATGTCCGGCAAAGTAGCTGAGGATGCGAAACAACTCGTTTGGAAAGCATACCAAACCTACAGCGACAAGTCGGTTGTGGAATGGGTTGGCGGCGATGGCGCTGAATATCCGGCTTCCGTAACGACGGTTACGGCGGCGGCTGCCGGAGCAGGCGACAGCGGTCATGGCGGCGGCACGTCGTCTGAGACAGCGGGCGGCAAGGACGCGGCAGCAAACAATACGGCTGCTTCGTCGGATGAGACTGCTCAGCCAATGACAGCAGACGAGGACAGCACGAAAGCGAATGTTACGCTTGGCCTTGCGATTGCGGCGGTCGTGCTTGCAGCAGCAGCGCTTGTCGTGGCAGCAGCACGGAAGAAGCGTTAA
- a CDS encoding sensor histidine kinase — MSSYKRIKWFILWTPTLTIALWEYLRHTILLPYVSMDLGNWLTPVIVMTVTATLVIKLFRMLEETNESLQQAKSAKAAFMEREQLARELHDGISQSLFLLSVKLDKLEHAKDNEQVMETAQQLRRTVRHVYEDVRQSIASLRSEPSRTDVQWMQAVREMAEELRRGGLDAQLDWRLGDSRLSGKEKVELLAIVREAMLNVQKHAQATQLIVCAEPEGNAAGTEFRCTITDDGIGALPEQLSAKGRYGIRMMRDRAEAMGWQFHVRSREELTQGTTVEVIKEASHG; from the coding sequence ATGTCGTCATACAAAAGGATCAAATGGTTCATTTTGTGGACGCCTACGCTGACGATCGCATTATGGGAATACCTTAGGCATACCATTCTGCTGCCTTACGTGTCGATGGATCTTGGCAATTGGTTAACGCCGGTCATCGTCATGACCGTAACGGCGACGCTCGTCATCAAGCTGTTTCGGATGCTGGAAGAAACGAACGAATCGCTGCAGCAGGCGAAGTCCGCCAAAGCGGCGTTCATGGAACGCGAGCAGCTGGCACGCGAGCTGCATGACGGCATATCGCAGTCGCTCTTCCTCTTGTCCGTGAAGCTCGATAAGCTTGAGCATGCGAAGGACAATGAGCAGGTCATGGAGACGGCGCAGCAGCTGAGGCGTACTGTCCGCCATGTATATGAAGATGTGCGGCAGTCCATTGCAAGCCTGCGCAGCGAGCCATCCCGAACGGACGTGCAGTGGATGCAGGCGGTGCGGGAGATGGCGGAGGAGCTGCGGCGCGGCGGGCTGGATGCGCAGCTGGATTGGCGGCTGGGAGACAGCCGGTTGAGTGGCAAAGAGAAGGTGGAGCTGCTCGCAATCGTCCGCGAAGCGATGCTGAACGTACAGAAGCATGCGCAAGCCACGCAGCTCATTGTGTGCGCAGAGCCGGAAGGAAATGCCGCTGGAACGGAATTCCGCTGCACGATTACGGATGACGGCATCGGTGCGCTGCCGGAGCAGCTCAGCGCCAAAGGGAGATACGGCATTCGCATGATGCGCGACCGTGCAGAGGCGATGGGCTGGCAATTCCATGTGCGGAGCCGAGAAGAGCTCACGCAAGGCACAACAGTAGAAGTCATCAAGGAGGCGTCGCACGGATGA
- a CDS encoding response regulator, with product MSEQKQITVLLADDHPHGREGMRDIVSGDAAFLIVGEAANGEQAVKLASELVPDLVLMDINMPVMNGMEATQHIKAMDPRIKIIMVTVSDDISDLFEAIKRGAQGYLLKNLSPSAWLEYLRAVAVDEAPLSKELAFRMLQEFNGGSKGSMAPLSGGSNAGASEEEAYHTALTQREREVLEGVASGSSNRQIAEGFGISEHTVKNHLKNILQKLHLDNRVQLTRYALEKGLIPKK from the coding sequence ATGAGTGAGCAGAAGCAGATTACCGTACTGCTGGCGGATGATCATCCGCATGGGCGTGAAGGGATGCGCGATATTGTCAGTGGAGACGCGGCTTTCCTCATCGTTGGGGAAGCGGCGAATGGGGAACAGGCAGTGAAGCTTGCTTCTGAGCTTGTCCCCGATCTTGTGCTGATGGACATCAATATGCCGGTGATGAACGGAATGGAAGCGACGCAGCATATTAAAGCGATGGATCCTCGAATCAAAATCATTATGGTGACGGTGTCGGACGATATTAGCGATCTGTTCGAAGCAATCAAGCGCGGGGCGCAAGGCTATCTGCTCAAGAACTTGTCGCCATCGGCTTGGCTGGAGTATCTGCGTGCTGTAGCGGTAGATGAGGCGCCGCTGTCCAAAGAGCTGGCCTTTCGGATGCTGCAGGAGTTTAATGGCGGGAGCAAGGGGAGCATGGCGCCATTAAGCGGGGGAAGCAACGCTGGTGCTTCCGAGGAGGAAGCGTACCACACAGCGCTGACCCAGCGGGAACGCGAGGTGCTTGAAGGGGTCGCTTCAGGCAGCTCCAACCGCCAGATTGCGGAAGGCTTCGGCATTTCGGAGCATACGGTGAAGAACCATCTGAAGAACATTTTGCAGAAGCTCCATCTCGATAATCGGGTTCAGCTTACGAGGTATGCGCTGGAGAAGGGCTTAATACCGAAGAAATGA
- the pheS gene encoding phenylalanine--tRNA ligase subunit alpha: MKERLEALRAEALQELQQVAGPQQLNDLRVKYLGKKGALTEILRGMGALSAEERPVIGQVGNDVRAAIEEVIETKQAAFQQAETENRLREETIDVTLPGKKLGAGAIHPLNKVAQEIEDAFIGMGYTIAEGPEVESDYYNFEALNLPKNHPARDMQDSFYVTEDILMRTHTSPVQVRTMKAMNGKPVKVICPGKVYRRDDDDATHSFQFNQIEGLVIGPNIRMSDLKGTLLQFVQQMFGKQAQIRLRPSFFPFTEPSAEVDVTCVQCGGHGCRMCKQTGWLEILGCGMVHPRVLEMGGYDPNEVSGFAFGMGVERIALLKYGIDDIRHFYTNDLRFLSQFVRM; the protein is encoded by the coding sequence ATGAAAGAGCGTTTGGAAGCATTGCGCGCCGAGGCGCTGCAGGAGCTGCAGCAAGTAGCCGGGCCGCAGCAATTGAATGACTTGCGGGTCAAATATTTAGGCAAGAAAGGTGCGCTCACCGAGATTCTTCGCGGCATGGGTGCCCTGAGCGCTGAAGAGCGTCCGGTTATCGGGCAAGTCGGAAACGACGTCCGTGCGGCGATTGAAGAAGTGATCGAGACGAAGCAGGCTGCATTCCAGCAAGCAGAGACAGAGAATCGCCTTCGCGAGGAAACCATTGATGTCACGCTGCCTGGCAAGAAGCTTGGTGCAGGCGCGATCCACCCGCTGAACAAGGTGGCGCAAGAGATCGAGGATGCTTTTATCGGCATGGGCTATACGATTGCGGAAGGTCCGGAGGTCGAGTCCGACTACTACAATTTCGAAGCGCTGAACCTGCCGAAGAACCACCCTGCGCGTGATATGCAGGATTCGTTCTACGTAACGGAAGATATTCTGATGCGCACGCACACATCACCGGTACAGGTTCGCACCATGAAAGCGATGAACGGCAAGCCGGTTAAAGTCATCTGCCCAGGCAAAGTATATCGCCGCGACGATGACGATGCGACGCATTCGTTCCAGTTCAATCAGATTGAAGGCCTCGTCATCGGACCGAACATCCGCATGAGCGATTTGAAAGGCACCTTGCTGCAATTCGTGCAGCAAATGTTCGGCAAGCAGGCGCAAATTCGTCTTCGCCCAAGCTTCTTCCCATTCACGGAGCCAAGCGCAGAAGTGGATGTCACTTGTGTACAATGCGGCGGTCACGGCTGCCGGATGTGCAAGCAGACCGGCTGGCTTGAAATTCTCGGCTGCGGCATGGTTCACCCACGCGTGCTCGAGATGGGTGGCTACGATCCGAACGAAGTCAGCGGCTTCGCATTCGGTATGGGCGTAGAGCGTATCGCGCTCCTCAAGTACGGCATCGACGATATTCGTCATTTCTATACGAACGATCTGCGCTTCCTGAGCCAGTTTGTCCGAATGTGA
- a CDS encoding copper resistance CopC/CopD family protein — MSRKSNKYLSLIQAAAISIWMCLMLLSMPGAAAAHAELERTVPEPNAKYEQSPAAVELSFNESIEPEVGAIKVLDSKSRPVTDKAPTASKDGQSLTLPLPKLTEGVYTVSYAVISEDGHPISGSYVFVIGNVTEGVDAATFDPHKELGHEGHSVSTQLTINQFIIYAVRAVYYASLLLAAGLMLWPLLTRGRSEKLQLLQKKWEMIALQTLLVASLLYIFVHAREILTGYPSSEYSKLFLRTTIGREWVALLVLALIGFIIVRFGPIMKALWAAGILVLESFSGHAVVFKPKVSSLLFDFVHLAAASVWVGGLLLLLVLWIADRKEAGRFAVVFSRAALLSITLLVLTGIGLTLLFLPSLHYLFYTAWGTILLVKTGLVVLVLVVGGLLHLRVRRGDLPTTVLLRVDAALMALIIVCAALFTYISPLPANNPVLYHKMGDKMHLSLRVTPNKPGDNTFIVKVWLPDAVGAPKSVKLRLFSLDRKDLGPIDVPIKAFEDPEITTFDGFVKAAFTTEGPFVPFAGRWEAEVRVMDKDDNETVEKTEFRNY; from the coding sequence ATGAGTCGTAAATCGAACAAATACCTATCTCTTATTCAAGCAGCAGCCATCTCCATCTGGATGTGCCTGATGCTTCTTAGCATGCCGGGAGCCGCAGCCGCACATGCGGAGCTTGAGCGTACCGTGCCAGAGCCGAATGCGAAGTATGAACAAAGCCCGGCGGCTGTCGAGCTATCCTTCAATGAATCAATCGAACCCGAGGTCGGCGCCATTAAAGTACTGGATTCCAAATCTCGCCCTGTAACAGACAAAGCGCCCACTGCCAGCAAGGACGGACAGTCGCTTACACTGCCGCTCCCTAAGCTAACAGAAGGCGTATATACCGTTTCGTATGCGGTCATTTCCGAGGACGGACATCCGATTAGCGGGTCATACGTTTTTGTTATCGGTAATGTGACCGAAGGGGTTGATGCCGCAACCTTCGATCCGCACAAAGAACTTGGCCATGAGGGACATAGTGTATCCACTCAGCTGACCATTAATCAATTCATTATTTATGCAGTGCGTGCTGTCTATTACGCCTCGCTGCTGCTCGCAGCTGGCCTCATGCTGTGGCCGCTGCTCACAAGAGGACGCAGTGAAAAGCTGCAGCTGCTTCAGAAGAAGTGGGAGATGATCGCTCTTCAGACGCTGCTCGTCGCTTCTCTTCTCTATATATTCGTACACGCGCGAGAGATCCTTACCGGCTACCCAAGCTCGGAATACAGCAAGCTGTTCCTGCGCACGACGATCGGACGCGAATGGGTGGCGCTGCTAGTGCTTGCTCTCATCGGATTTATTATCGTCCGATTCGGTCCAATAATGAAGGCGTTGTGGGCTGCCGGCATTCTTGTGCTTGAAAGCTTCAGCGGTCACGCGGTCGTCTTCAAGCCGAAAGTGTCGTCGTTGCTGTTCGATTTTGTACATCTCGCTGCTGCATCAGTGTGGGTAGGCGGTTTACTGCTGCTGCTCGTGCTCTGGATTGCAGACCGTAAGGAAGCGGGCCGCTTCGCTGTTGTATTCTCACGAGCTGCCTTACTGTCCATTACACTGCTCGTGCTGACGGGAATAGGCCTCACGCTGCTGTTCCTGCCATCTCTTCATTACTTGTTCTACACTGCATGGGGTACAATTCTGCTAGTGAAGACGGGCCTGGTTGTACTTGTGCTTGTCGTTGGAGGATTGCTTCACTTGCGCGTGCGCAGAGGCGATCTGCCGACAACCGTACTGCTTCGTGTAGATGCAGCACTAATGGCGCTTATTATCGTGTGCGCGGCGCTCTTTACCTATATAAGTCCGCTGCCTGCGAATAATCCGGTCCTGTACCACAAGATGGGCGACAAAATGCATCTCTCGCTGCGAGTGACGCCTAACAAGCCTGGAGACAACACGTTCATCGTTAAAGTGTGGCTGCCGGATGCGGTAGGCGCACCGAAGTCGGTGAAGCTGCGCTTGTTCTCGCTGGATCGCAAGGATCTGGGACCGATTGACGTGCCGATAAAAGCATTCGAAGATCCGGAAATTACAACGTTCGACGGCTTCGTGAAGGCGGCGTTTACGACGGAAGGACCGTTCGTTCCGTTCGCTGGCCGTTGGGAGGCAGAAGTTCGCGTTATGGATAAAGACGATAATGAAACGGTTGAGAAGACGGAGTTCCGCAACTACTAA
- a CDS encoding ribonucleoside-diphosphate reductase subunit alpha, translating to MDIIKRNGQKEELIFSKLKKVIDFSCVGYNDCDPLELETALLPYFRNNITTKEIQRTLTQVAVEKTSIEQPNWQYVAAKLLVYDLYKESAINRKYGYFGYGDFYSLITYLTDKGLYGSYILEHYTRDEIRELGNYIVPERDYLFNYIGLKTLADRYLIKSFGGDVLELPQELFMGVAMHLAMKEKDKLGYARKFYDALSRLQMTVATPTLANARKPFHQLSSCFIDTVPDNLWGIYNVDSSFAQVSKFGGGMGIYIGKVRSRGSNIRGYKGVAGGVVPWIKNYNNTAVAVDQLGVRSGAVAVYLDVWHKDIFDFLNLKTNNGDDRMKAHDIFPGVCIPDHFMRKVQERESWYLFDPHEVRSYMGWALEDAFGEEWERRYEECVNHPELSRDEVPAIEIMKKILASSFETGTPFIFFRDTVNRANPNKHKGIIYCSNLCTEICQNMSATEYITTTHEDGIISTQVKSGDYVVCNLSSLNLGRTRTLEEIEEVVYCQMRMMDNVIDLNHYPIPQAEITNQKYRAVGLGTSGYHQWLALNSIAWESEEHLDRADELYEWINYFAIKASMEIAKEKGAYRVFEGSEWHTGEFFERRGYDAPHWQKLKKDVAEYGVRNAWMFAIAPTASTSLIAGSTAGIDPIFNKFFVEEKKNAVIPQTAPNLNEETFWFYKEAHHIDQHWSIRAAGRRQRHIDQAQSFNLYITPNYTAKEFMDLYMAAWENGLKTVYYCRNKSLEVEDCVSCSA from the coding sequence GTGGATATAATTAAGAGGAACGGTCAGAAAGAAGAACTTATCTTTTCAAAGCTAAAAAAAGTCATCGATTTTTCGTGTGTGGGCTACAACGATTGTGACCCGCTAGAGCTTGAGACAGCTTTGCTTCCATACTTCCGCAACAACATTACAACTAAGGAAATTCAACGCACACTCACACAAGTTGCAGTGGAGAAAACAAGCATCGAGCAGCCGAACTGGCAGTACGTTGCAGCTAAACTTCTTGTGTATGACCTTTATAAAGAATCTGCAATCAATCGCAAATACGGCTATTTCGGCTATGGCGATTTCTACTCTCTCATTACGTACCTGACAGACAAAGGGCTCTATGGCAGCTACATACTAGAGCACTATACACGCGATGAAATCCGTGAGCTCGGCAACTACATCGTGCCTGAGCGCGACTACTTGTTCAACTACATCGGCCTGAAGACGCTTGCCGATCGTTACTTGATCAAGAGCTTCGGCGGCGACGTGCTTGAGCTTCCGCAAGAGCTGTTCATGGGCGTTGCGATGCACCTCGCAATGAAAGAAAAGGACAAGCTGGGCTATGCTCGCAAGTTCTACGACGCGCTGAGCCGCTTGCAAATGACGGTGGCGACGCCAACGCTCGCAAATGCGCGTAAACCGTTCCACCAATTGTCCAGCTGCTTCATCGACACAGTGCCTGATAACCTGTGGGGCATCTACAATGTAGACTCCAGCTTCGCGCAAGTATCCAAATTCGGCGGCGGCATGGGCATCTACATCGGTAAAGTCCGCAGCCGCGGCTCCAACATCCGTGGTTACAAAGGCGTTGCCGGCGGCGTTGTGCCTTGGATCAAGAACTACAACAATACGGCGGTTGCGGTTGACCAGCTGGGCGTTCGTTCCGGCGCGGTTGCGGTATACCTGGACGTATGGCATAAAGATATTTTCGACTTCTTGAACCTGAAGACGAACAATGGCGACGACCGGATGAAGGCGCACGATATCTTCCCTGGCGTATGTATTCCTGACCACTTCATGCGCAAAGTGCAAGAGCGTGAATCCTGGTACTTGTTCGATCCGCACGAAGTTCGCAGCTACATGGGCTGGGCACTTGAAGATGCATTCGGCGAAGAGTGGGAACGCCGCTACGAGGAATGCGTTAACCACCCTGAGCTTTCCCGTGACGAAGTACCAGCTATCGAGATTATGAAGAAGATTCTTGCGAGTTCCTTCGAGACGGGTACGCCGTTCATCTTCTTCCGCGATACGGTAAACCGGGCGAACCCGAACAAGCACAAAGGGATCATCTATTGCTCGAACCTTTGCACAGAGATCTGTCAGAACATGAGCGCGACTGAATACATCACGACGACTCATGAAGACGGCATTATCTCGACGCAAGTGAAGAGCGGCGACTATGTTGTATGTAACCTCTCTTCCCTGAACCTCGGCCGTACAAGAACGCTTGAGGAAATCGAAGAGGTTGTATACTGCCAAATGCGGATGATGGATAATGTTATCGACTTGAACCATTACCCAATCCCGCAAGCGGAAATTACGAACCAGAAGTACCGCGCTGTCGGACTCGGCACAAGCGGTTACCACCAATGGCTCGCGCTTAACAGCATCGCATGGGAATCCGAAGAGCATTTGGATCGCGCCGATGAGCTCTACGAATGGATTAACTATTTTGCAATCAAAGCATCGATGGAAATCGCCAAAGAAAAAGGCGCTTACCGCGTATTTGAAGGCAGTGAATGGCATACAGGCGAATTTTTCGAGCGCCGCGGTTACGATGCCCCACACTGGCAGAAACTGAAGAAGGATGTAGCGGAGTACGGCGTCCGTAACGCATGGATGTTCGCAATCGCGCCTACTGCATCCACTTCGCTTATCGCTGGTTCGACGGCTGGTATCGACCCGATCTTCAACAAGTTCTTCGTTGAAGAGAAGAAGAACGCGGTTATCCCGCAAACAGCGCCTAACCTGAACGAAGAAACGTTCTGGTTCTACAAAGAAGCGCATCACATCGATCAGCACTGGAGCATCCGCGCAGCGGGTCGCCGTCAGCGCCACATCGACCAAGCGCAATCGTTCAACCTGTACATTACGCCGAACTATACGGCGAAGGAATTTATGGATCTCTACATGGCAGCATGGGAGAACGGCCTCAAGACCGTTTACTACTGCCGCAATAAGAGCCTTGAAGTCGAAGATTGTGTAAGCTGCAGCGCTTAA
- a CDS encoding SDR family NAD(P)-dependent oxidoreductase — translation MGKLSGQVAIITGAGTGLGRAAAIDFAQEGAHVVLLGRRLGKIEETAALIRNGAASEEGEDSKVLVFACDISSEEQVQAAITRVIAELGKIDILVNNAAVLEPGKVIELTAAEWAHQLSANLTGPFLMTRGVLPTMREARYGRIINITSGLAANGAGGYAAYSASKAGLESLTRTTADEEHDFGILVNAFNPGTVRSEMHATGKDPHQVTSELIRLASLPQNGLTGSIVAY, via the coding sequence ATGGGAAAGCTGAGTGGACAGGTTGCAATAATTACAGGTGCGGGAACGGGGCTCGGCAGAGCGGCGGCAATTGATTTTGCACAGGAAGGCGCACATGTCGTGCTGCTTGGCAGGCGGCTTGGGAAGATTGAAGAAACAGCAGCGTTGATCAGAAACGGTGCAGCTAGCGAAGAAGGCGAAGATAGCAAAGTGCTTGTTTTCGCGTGTGATATCTCCAGTGAAGAGCAGGTTCAAGCCGCTATTACGCGAGTTATCGCCGAGCTGGGTAAGATTGATATTCTCGTGAACAACGCAGCCGTACTGGAGCCGGGCAAAGTCATTGAACTGACGGCTGCCGAGTGGGCCCATCAGCTGAGCGCGAACTTGACAGGGCCTTTCCTCATGACGCGAGGTGTCCTGCCAACTATGCGAGAGGCTAGGTATGGCCGAATTATTAACATCACTTCAGGTCTCGCCGCGAATGGTGCCGGCGGCTATGCCGCATACAGCGCTTCCAAAGCCGGCCTTGAATCGTTAACGCGGACGACGGCGGATGAAGAGCATGACTTCGGCATTCTGGTGAATGCGTTCAATCCGGGCACCGTTCGAAGCGAAATGCATGCGACAGGCAAAGATCCTCATCAAGTGACATCTGAGCTTATTCGATTAGCATCGCTTCCTCAGAATGGCCTGACCGGATCGATTGTTGCTTATTAA
- the pheT gene encoding phenylalanine--tRNA ligase subunit beta has translation MNVSYKWLSEYIDLNGYTGEKLAELMTSGGIEIDVVENRNKGVKAGVVVGHVLTREKHPDADKLSVCTLDVGGPEVLQIVCGAKNVAAGQLVPVATIGAVLPGDFAIKRAKLRGVESQGMICSAKELGLNEKLLPKEQQEGILVLPEGTKIGASILDVLAIEDEVLELDLTPNRSDCLSMLGVAYEVGALTGRDVKLPDNRVSDSAELTSAHVSVRIEAKEQCSHYSARYIKGVKIGPSPQWMQNRLMAAGIRPISNVVDITNYVLLEYGQPLHAFDADKVADGRIVVRMAQDGEVLETLDGQERKLDSSMLVITNGSEPIALAGVMGGATSEVTDGTVNILLESARFDGGTIRKTSRLVGLRSESSVRFEKGVDPARVVPALNRAAALMEKYADGLVLEGIVEELAEQPKQTVVSVSLHKINRYLGTELSKLEVETIFGRLQFPFELSADGVFTVQTPSRRGDITRDVDLIEEVARLFGYDNIPTTAIEGAATPGALTKPQAIRRELRKRLTDAGLHEVISYSFTHPDRTKLFPALTGADLFPVRLALPMSEDRSVLRTSLLPQLLETATYNRNRKNDDAALFEIGSVFHTDEAELTRLPHEKHRLAILLTGNKNAAAWNRKAEAYDFYDLKGIMETIVDLLGVSGDLSYEAAQPEHMHPGRTAAILFASERGPVTIGYMGQLHPTTQNDHDLGDTYVLEIELAPLYDATSFDIVYKALPRYPAMERDIAVVLNQEVEAGKLVGVVRETAGELLESVRIFDIYTGEKLGADKKSVALSLVYRHAERTLTDEEVTELHGKVVTNLEQSFAAELRK, from the coding sequence ATGAATGTTTCTTATAAATGGCTAAGCGAATATATAGATTTGAACGGTTACACCGGCGAGAAGCTGGCGGAGCTGATGACTAGCGGGGGCATTGAGATCGACGTCGTCGAGAACCGCAACAAAGGCGTTAAAGCCGGCGTCGTGGTCGGTCACGTGCTTACTCGTGAGAAGCATCCGGACGCGGATAAGCTGAGTGTATGTACACTTGATGTTGGCGGCCCTGAAGTGCTGCAAATCGTGTGCGGAGCGAAGAACGTTGCAGCAGGTCAGCTTGTTCCCGTAGCAACAATCGGTGCAGTCCTTCCTGGTGATTTTGCAATTAAGCGCGCTAAGCTGCGCGGTGTTGAATCCCAAGGCATGATCTGCTCGGCAAAGGAGCTTGGCCTTAACGAAAAGCTGCTGCCTAAGGAGCAGCAGGAAGGCATTCTTGTTCTGCCAGAAGGCACTAAGATAGGCGCGTCGATTCTTGATGTGCTGGCAATCGAAGATGAAGTGCTTGAGCTTGACCTGACGCCGAACCGTTCGGACTGCCTGAGCATGCTTGGCGTTGCTTATGAAGTAGGCGCGCTGACTGGCCGTGATGTCAAGCTGCCGGACAATCGCGTAAGCGACTCAGCAGAGCTGACTTCTGCGCATGTGTCCGTTCGCATTGAAGCGAAGGAGCAGTGCTCGCACTATTCCGCACGTTATATTAAAGGTGTTAAGATCGGTCCTTCACCGCAATGGATGCAGAACCGCCTTATGGCTGCAGGCATTCGTCCGATCAGCAACGTCGTTGACATTACGAACTACGTTCTGCTCGAGTACGGTCAGCCGCTGCACGCATTTGATGCGGATAAAGTGGCGGACGGACGAATCGTTGTCCGCATGGCGCAAGACGGCGAAGTGCTGGAAACGCTGGACGGCCAGGAACGCAAGCTGGATTCGAGCATGCTTGTCATTACGAATGGCAGCGAGCCGATTGCTCTTGCAGGCGTAATGGGCGGCGCGACTTCGGAGGTTACTGACGGCACGGTCAATATCCTGTTGGAATCGGCTCGCTTCGATGGCGGCACGATCCGCAAGACATCCCGCCTTGTCGGTCTTCGCTCGGAATCGAGCGTTCGTTTCGAGAAAGGCGTAGACCCGGCACGCGTCGTACCTGCGCTTAATCGCGCAGCGGCTCTGATGGAGAAGTACGCGGATGGTCTTGTGCTTGAAGGCATCGTCGAAGAGCTTGCAGAGCAGCCGAAGCAGACCGTTGTGAGCGTATCTCTTCATAAAATCAACCGTTACCTCGGCACTGAACTGTCGAAGCTTGAGGTCGAGACGATCTTCGGCCGTTTGCAATTCCCGTTTGAATTGTCGGCGGATGGGGTATTTACCGTTCAGACGCCTTCGCGCCGCGGCGACATTACACGCGACGTTGACCTGATCGAAGAAGTAGCCCGTCTGTTCGGCTACGACAACATTCCAACGACTGCAATTGAAGGCGCAGCGACGCCAGGCGCGCTGACGAAGCCGCAGGCAATCCGCCGCGAGCTGCGTAAGCGTCTGACGGATGCAGGTCTGCATGAAGTGATCAGCTACTCGTTCACGCATCCAGACCGTACGAAGCTGTTCCCGGCTTTGACTGGCGCTGATCTGTTCCCCGTTCGATTGGCATTGCCAATGAGCGAGGACCGCAGCGTGCTTCGCACAAGCTTGCTGCCGCAATTGCTGGAGACGGCGACGTACAATCGCAACCGCAAGAATGATGATGCCGCGCTCTTCGAGATCGGCAGTGTCTTCCATACCGACGAAGCGGAGCTTACTCGCCTTCCGCACGAGAAGCATCGTTTGGCGATTTTGCTCACAGGCAACAAAAATGCAGCGGCATGGAACCGCAAAGCAGAAGCGTATGACTTCTACGATCTGAAAGGCATTATGGAAACGATCGTTGATCTGCTTGGCGTAAGTGGCGACCTCAGCTATGAGGCAGCACAGCCGGAACATATGCATCCGGGACGTACGGCAGCAATCTTGTTCGCTAGTGAGCGTGGCCCTGTAACAATCGGCTATATGGGCCAATTGCATCCTACGACGCAGAACGATCACGATCTTGGCGATACGTATGTGCTGGAAATCGAACTGGCGCCGCTGTATGACGCGACAAGCTTCGATATTGTGTACAAAGCGCTGCCTCGTTACCCAGCGATGGAGCGGGACATTGCAGTCGTGCTGAACCAAGAGGTGGAAGCAGGCAAGCTGGTGGGCGTTGTTCGCGAGACAGCCGGCGAGCTGCTCGAGTCCGTTCGCATCTTCGACATCTACACGGGCGAGAAGCTCGGAGCAGACAAGAAGAGTGTCGCATTGTCTCTCGTATACCGCCATGCAGAACGTACGCTGACTGATGAAGAAGTAACGGAACTACACGGCAAGGTTGTAACAAACTTGGAACAATCTTTTGCAGCAGAATTGCGTAAATAG